In Arthrobacter citreus, a genomic segment contains:
- the rpsD gene encoding 30S ribosomal protein S4, which produces MANNTRARRQARASRALGIALTPKAAKYFERRPYPPGEHGRARRKQDSDYAVRLREKQRLRAQYGIREAQMTRVFEEARRTAGLTGENLIELLEMRLDALVLRSGFARTIAQARQLVVHRHIMVDGARVDRPSFRVSEGQLIHVHMRSETMTPFQVAAAGAHRDVLPAVPGYLDVSLDKLQARLVRRPKRSEVPVTCEEQLVVEYYAR; this is translated from the coding sequence GTGGCTAACAACACACGTGCACGCCGTCAGGCCCGCGCTTCGCGCGCCCTCGGCATTGCTTTGACCCCCAAGGCAGCCAAGTACTTCGAGCGTCGTCCTTACCCGCCGGGTGAGCACGGCCGCGCACGTCGCAAGCAGGACAGCGACTACGCGGTACGCCTGCGTGAAAAGCAGCGTCTGCGCGCCCAGTACGGTATCCGTGAAGCACAGATGACCCGTGTCTTCGAGGAAGCCCGCCGCACCGCCGGTCTGACCGGTGAAAACCTGATCGAGCTGCTCGAAATGCGTCTTGACGCCCTCGTGCTGCGTTCGGGCTTTGCCCGTACGATCGCCCAGGCCCGCCAGCTTGTTGTGCACCGTCACATCATGGTTGACGGCGCCCGCGTGGACCGCCCGTCGTTCCGCGTTTCCGAAGGCCAGCTCATCCATGTGCACATGCGCAGCGAGACCATGACGCCGTTCCAGGTTGCCGCTGCCGGCGCCCACCGCGACGTCCTGCCCGCTGTTCCGGGCTACCTGGATGTTTCCCTGGACAAGCTGCAGGCGCGCCTCGTGCGCCGCCCGAAGCGCTCGGAAGTTCCCGTGACCTGCGAAGAGCAGCTCGTCGTGGAATACTACGCACGCTAA
- a CDS encoding DUF948 domain-containing protein gives MSGGDIAGLIAAGVFAVLVVLLAVPIWKLGKVFDELRGAIRNISDETTPLIEEVTTTVSTTNLQLQKVDGISSNVSDATANISALSSLMAATVGSPLIKVSAFSYGVRSALSSRSKSRGRRSR, from the coding sequence ATGTCGGGTGGAGATATTGCCGGTCTGATTGCTGCCGGTGTGTTCGCAGTGCTGGTAGTGCTGCTTGCCGTCCCGATCTGGAAGCTGGGCAAGGTGTTTGATGAGCTGCGCGGCGCCATCCGCAACATCAGCGACGAAACCACTCCGCTGATCGAGGAAGTCACCACCACGGTGTCCACCACCAACCTGCAGCTGCAGAAGGTGGACGGCATCTCCTCGAACGTCTCCGACGCCACGGCAAACATTTCCGCGCTGTCCTCCCTGATGGCCGCAACCGTCGGGTCGCCGCTGATCAAGGTTTCGGCGTTCAGCTATGGAGTGCGCTCGGCCCTTTCCTCCCGCAGCAAGAGCCGCGGCCGCCGCAGCCGCTAA